A genomic stretch from Halorhodospira halophila SL1 includes:
- the mltG gene encoding endolytic transglycosylase MltG, producing MALVFVVSSGVGGWLFYELDHRPLEVSAPPEILEVPRGGSLHAISRGLESRGWIPGSTRLALRIYGRLSDISGELKAGEYVVEQGMSVRQLLARIRAGRVKLHRLTVVEGWTFARLRQELGQHEAVEQTLDGVEDEQIMEELGLEASHPEGMFFPTTYRFPRGATDRDLLRVAARQMRQELARVWSERHPEVPLDEPYQALILASIIERETGRDDERRKVAGVFTRRLEQGMRLQTDPTVIYGLGDDYDGRLRRADLRRDTPYNTYTRHGLPPTPIALPGRASLEAAVDPKPGSALYFVSRGDGSHHFSDTLDEHNQAVRRYILEEK from the coding sequence GTGGCTCTGGTGTTTGTTGTGTCGTCGGGAGTCGGCGGATGGCTGTTCTACGAGCTCGATCACCGTCCACTGGAGGTCAGCGCCCCCCCCGAGATCCTCGAGGTCCCCCGCGGAGGGTCCTTGCACGCCATCTCCCGGGGTCTCGAGTCCCGTGGCTGGATCCCCGGATCGACGCGCCTCGCGTTGCGAATCTACGGTCGCCTCAGCGACATCTCGGGTGAGCTCAAGGCCGGCGAGTATGTCGTCGAGCAGGGTATGAGCGTGCGTCAGCTGCTGGCGCGGATCCGTGCCGGGCGGGTCAAGCTGCACCGCCTGACCGTCGTCGAGGGTTGGACGTTCGCGCGGCTGCGCCAGGAGCTGGGCCAACACGAGGCCGTGGAGCAGACCCTGGACGGGGTGGAAGACGAGCAGATCATGGAGGAGCTGGGGCTCGAGGCGTCTCACCCCGAGGGGATGTTTTTCCCGACCACCTACCGCTTTCCGCGTGGCGCGACCGACCGTGATCTGCTCCGGGTCGCTGCTCGGCAGATGCGCCAGGAGCTGGCGCGGGTGTGGAGCGAGCGCCACCCGGAGGTGCCCCTGGACGAGCCCTACCAGGCGCTGATCCTCGCCTCGATTATTGAGCGCGAGACCGGGCGCGATGATGAGCGCCGCAAGGTGGCGGGGGTGTTCACCCGGCGCCTGGAGCAGGGTATGCGCCTGCAGACGGATCCCACCGTGATCTACGGTCTGGGCGATGACTACGACGGCCGCCTGCGCCGGGCTGACCTGCGACGCGATACGCCCTACAACACGTATACGCGCCACGGTTTGCCGCCGACCCCGATCGCCCTTCCCGGGCGGGCGTCGTTGGAGGCCGCCGTGGACCCGAAACCGGGTAGTGCGCTGTACTTTGTGTCACGCGGGGATGGCAGCCACCACTTCTCGGATACGCTGGACGAGCATAATCAGGCGGTGCGACGCTACATCCTGGAGGAGAAGTGA
- the tmk gene encoding dTMP kinase: protein MTERGCFITVEGLEGAGKTTCLQAIEQMLLEAGIDRPLFTREPGGTPFGEALRGALLDPQYRGLTAEAEALTVFAARAEHLAQVIRPTLDAGRWVISDRFTDATYAYQGGGRGLGDERIAVLERWVHGGFTPDRTLLLDVDPTVGRSRVAHRGDGEDRFEQERDPFFQAARAAYARRAAADPERFRCIDANRPEGEVAEQVRAGVADLLPVGGRP, encoded by the coding sequence GTGACCGAGCGAGGGTGTTTCATCACGGTGGAGGGGCTGGAAGGGGCTGGTAAGACCACCTGTCTACAGGCTATCGAGCAGATGCTGCTTGAGGCCGGCATCGACCGCCCCCTGTTTACCCGGGAGCCTGGCGGAACCCCGTTCGGGGAAGCGCTGCGCGGCGCGCTCTTGGATCCGCAGTACCGCGGCCTGACGGCAGAGGCCGAGGCGTTGACCGTGTTCGCGGCCCGTGCCGAACATCTGGCGCAAGTCATCCGGCCCACGCTGGATGCCGGACGCTGGGTGATCAGTGATCGCTTCACGGATGCTACCTATGCTTATCAGGGGGGTGGCCGTGGCCTTGGCGATGAACGGATTGCTGTGCTGGAGCGCTGGGTTCACGGTGGGTTCACGCCGGACCGCACGCTCCTGCTGGACGTGGACCCCACGGTGGGGCGGTCACGGGTCGCCCACCGAGGCGACGGAGAAGACCGCTTTGAGCAGGAGCGGGATCCCTTCTTCCAAGCCGCGCGCGCCGCTTACGCCCGACGCGCCGCAGCAGATCCCGAGCGCTTCCGCTGCATCGACGCCAACCGGCCCGAGGGCGAGGTGGCGGAACAGGTACGTGCCGGAGTGGCCGATCTCTTGCCGGTGGGTGGACGACCGTGA
- the holB gene encoding DNA polymerase III subunit delta', translating into MSEAAHLSDWITPRDGREQLPPWLLPELDRLLTLHDQGRLHHALLLTGRTGLGKRLLAGVLARALLCQADEGGGARPCGQCRGCHLTGGGSHPDLRTLSPSSRGERGEIVVDSVRGLVDFLHLSAQRGGSRVAVIVPCDRLNRAAANSLLKTLEEPPPGVFLILATGRPGRLPPTVRSRCTVRGLTPPAWDAARRWLAERAGGAEGRVDKALALAGGMPLTAEQILHEQGLEGYESLLQQLHRLSAGGDPVKEAEAWEGAPEALADAVTAILADLLRQRHGAPDRGLLPSPLAQQLVREASVEALHQAFLRIGEHRRGLEQPLNGRLAAEAIFLDLAAALRPARQSAARQA; encoded by the coding sequence GTGAGCGAGGCCGCCCATCTCTCGGACTGGATCACGCCCCGGGACGGGCGGGAGCAACTCCCGCCGTGGCTGCTGCCGGAGCTGGACCGGTTGCTCACCCTCCACGATCAGGGCCGGCTCCATCACGCGCTGTTGCTGACGGGTCGCACCGGCCTTGGCAAACGGCTCCTGGCGGGCGTCCTGGCCCGGGCGCTGCTCTGTCAGGCGGACGAGGGGGGCGGGGCGCGGCCCTGCGGTCAGTGCCGGGGTTGCCATCTGACCGGCGGGGGTTCCCACCCCGATTTGCGCACGCTGAGTCCGAGTAGCCGCGGCGAGCGCGGTGAGATCGTGGTCGACAGCGTGCGTGGGCTGGTCGATTTCCTGCATCTGAGCGCGCAACGGGGGGGGAGTCGGGTGGCGGTGATCGTTCCTTGTGATCGCCTCAACCGCGCCGCCGCCAACAGCCTGCTCAAAACCCTGGAGGAGCCACCTCCGGGCGTCTTCCTGATCTTGGCCACCGGTCGGCCCGGACGGCTGCCGCCGACCGTACGAAGCCGATGCACCGTACGTGGCCTGACGCCGCCGGCCTGGGACGCAGCGCGGCGGTGGCTGGCCGAGCGCGCGGGCGGGGCCGAGGGCCGGGTCGACAAGGCGCTCGCGCTGGCCGGCGGCATGCCGCTGACTGCCGAGCAGATCCTCCATGAGCAGGGGCTGGAGGGATACGAGTCGCTGCTCCAGCAGCTGCACCGCCTCAGCGCCGGAGGAGACCCGGTCAAGGAGGCCGAGGCCTGGGAGGGGGCGCCGGAGGCACTGGCCGACGCCGTTACAGCGATCCTGGCGGATCTACTGCGTCAACGCCACGGGGCGCCGGATCGCGGACTACTGCCGTCGCCGCTGGCACAGCAGCTGGTCCGCGAAGCCTCGGTGGAGGCGCTCCACCAGGCGTTCTTGCGTATCGGCGAGCATCGGCGCGGCCTCGAGCAGCCTCTGAATGGCCGTCTGGCCGCCGAGGCGATCTTCCTCGACCTGGCCGCCGCCTTGCGGCCCGCTCGTCAATCCGCCGCCAGACAGGCGTGA
- a CDS encoding aminotransferase class V-fold PLP-dependent enzyme has translation MAHPEFPLDPNLVYLNHAGVGTWPQRTRDAVHRFADECLHRGAADYPQWLEAEDRLRARLARLMGVGDAAAEDIALVPNTSAGLSMVAHGVTWHPGDEVVINDQEFPSNRWVWQSLAEHYGVHVRQVRLSDGATPEDALIDALTPRTRLLPVSSVQYGTGLRMDLERLSTACRERGILLCVDAIQTLGALRLSVDADFIVADGHKWMLGPEGIGGLYVHPRVRDKLRLWQIGWHMADELGAFDRPGWDPAGNGRCLEPGSPNLLGSHALEASLAVLEEVGLDEVERRVLENARHAMEGVQRHGFELVTPSEPQRHAGIVTFRVPGADPERLLAALRARDVACASRCGGIRFSPHFYNTAEDLEEAWRRLHACLAAD, from the coding sequence ATGGCCCACCCAGAGTTCCCGTTGGACCCAAACCTGGTCTACCTCAACCACGCTGGCGTCGGCACCTGGCCGCAGCGAACGCGGGATGCCGTCCATCGGTTCGCGGATGAGTGCCTGCACCGGGGCGCCGCGGACTACCCCCAATGGCTTGAGGCCGAAGACCGGCTGCGTGCCCGGCTCGCCCGACTGATGGGGGTCGGTGACGCCGCAGCGGAGGACATCGCCCTGGTTCCCAACACCTCAGCGGGCCTGTCGATGGTTGCGCATGGGGTCACGTGGCACCCCGGGGATGAGGTGGTCATCAACGACCAGGAATTTCCCTCCAATCGCTGGGTCTGGCAGTCGCTCGCCGAGCACTACGGTGTCCACGTTCGCCAGGTCCGACTGAGTGACGGCGCCACGCCCGAAGACGCCCTGATCGACGCCCTGACACCGCGAACCCGACTGTTGCCGGTGAGCAGCGTCCAGTACGGCACCGGGCTGCGCATGGATCTGGAGCGCCTGAGCACCGCCTGCCGCGAACGCGGCATCCTGCTGTGCGTCGATGCCATCCAGACCCTGGGGGCGCTGAGGCTGTCGGTGGATGCCGACTTTATCGTCGCCGATGGCCACAAGTGGATGCTTGGTCCGGAAGGCATTGGCGGTCTGTACGTCCACCCGCGGGTGCGCGACAAGTTAAGGCTCTGGCAGATCGGTTGGCACATGGCCGACGAGCTCGGCGCATTCGACCGCCCTGGCTGGGATCCGGCCGGCAACGGTCGCTGCCTGGAGCCGGGTAGCCCCAATCTGCTCGGTTCCCACGCCCTCGAGGCCAGCTTGGCCGTCCTAGAAGAGGTCGGCCTGGACGAGGTCGAGCGGCGCGTCCTGGAAAACGCCCGGCACGCCATGGAGGGAGTCCAGCGCCACGGCTTTGAGCTGGTTACACCGTCGGAGCCGCAACGGCACGCCGGCATCGTGACCTTCCGCGTACCGGGAGCGGATCCGGAGCGTCTCCTGGCGGCGCTGCGTGCCCGTGACGTGGCGTGTGCCTCGCGCTGCGGCGGGATCCGCTTCTCGCCACATTTTTACAACACAGCCGAGGACCTGGAGGAAGCCTGGCGGCGGCTTCACGCCTGTCTGGCGGCGGATTGA